Genomic segment of Pseudomonas iranensis:
AACAGCGGGCCGTCGCAGTGCGGGCAGTAAGCCACGCCTTTGTTGCGGTATTCCTGCTCGCCCGGGACGTTCATTTCGCGCCAGCGCGCGCCGGTCGCCAGGATTACGCTTTTGGCTTTCAGAGTCGCGCCACTGGCGAAGTGGACTTCATGCAGCTCGCCGTTCTTGCCTGGGATCAGCTTGTCGGCGCGTTGCAGGTTCATGATGTCGACGTCGTACTGCTTGACGTGTTCTTCCAGCGCCGTGGCCAGTTTCGGTCCTTCGGTTTCCTGCACGGAAATGAAGTTCTCGATGGCCATGGTATCGAGCACCTGGCCGCCGAAACGCTCAGCCGCGACACCGGTGCGGATGCCTTTACGTGCGGCGTAGATAGCGGCCGAAGCACCCGCTGGGCCACCGCCGACGACCAGCACGTCAAAGGCTTCCTTGGCGCTGATTTTCTCGGCCTGACGCTCAATCGCGCCGGTGTCGAGTTTGGCGAGGATTTCTTCCAGGCCCATGCGGCCCTGGCCGAAGTTTTCACCGTTGAGGTAGATGCTCGGCACGGCCATGATCTTGCGATCGTTGACTTCGTCCTGGAACAGCGCGCCGTCGATGGCGACGTGGCGGATGTTCGGGTTGAGCACGGCCATCAGGTTCAGCGCCTGGACGACGTCCGGGCAATTCTGGCAAGACAGCGAGAAGTAAGTCTCGAAGCTGAACTCGCCTTTGAGCGAGCGAATCTGCTCGATGACTTCAACGCTGGCTTTCGATGGGTGGCCACCGACTTGCAGCAGCGCCAACACCAGCGAGGTGAATTCGTGGCCCATTGGAATGCCGGCGAAACGCAGGCTGATGTCGGCTCCAGGGCGATTGATCGAGAACGATGGCTTGCGGGCATCGTCACCGCTGTCGATCAGGGTAATTAGGCTCGAAAGACTGGCAACGTCTTTCAGCAGGTCCAGCATTTCACGGGATTTCGCACCGTCGTCGAGGGATGCAACGATCTCGATCGGTTGGGTGACCCGTTCCAGGTACGATTTCAACTGGGCTTTAAGATTGGCGTCCAACATACGGGCGATTTCCTTTATTTGAGGCGAAAAAAAGCCCGAGCGAATCTCGCCCGGGCATTTTTATTGGGCGGTGCAGCTAACTTAAGAAGGTGCGGCGTGCCGCCCTGCGTTGCATGTCACAGACTTAGATCTTGCCGACCAGGTCCAGCGATGGAGCCAGAGTGGCCTCGCCTTCTTTCCACTTGGCCGGGCAAACTTCGCCTGGGTGTGCAGCGACGTACTGAGCAGCCTTGATCTTGCGCAGCAGCTCGGAAGCGTCACGGCCAACTCCGCCATCGTTCAGTTCAACGATTTTGATCTGGCCTTCAGGGTTGATCACGAAGGTGCCACGGTCAGCCAGACCAGCTTCTTCGATCAGTACGTCGAAGTTGCGCGAGATGACGTGGGTCGGGTCGCCGATCATGGTGTATTCGATTTTGCCGATGGCTGGCGAAGTGTTGTGCCAGGCAGCGTGAGCAAAGTGGGTGTCGGTCGAAACGCTGTAGATTTCCACGCCCAGCTTCTTGAACTCAGCGTAGTTGTCGGCCAGGTCTTCCAGCTCGGTTGGGCAAACGAAGGTGAAGTCGGCTGGGTAGAAGAACACTACAGACCACTTGCCTTTCAAGTCAGCATCCGAGACTTGAACGAAGTCGCCGTTTTTGAACGCGGTAGCTTTGAACGGTTTTACTTGGCTGTTGATGATAGGCATCGATGACTCTCCGTCAGGGGTTATGAAGTTGATGGGTGAATCCTACCCACTCACTCGACGGAAGGCTCATTGGCAAACCTGATACTGCTGATTTGTTTTCGCTATTAGCTGACTGTATTAATAGAAGAAAACGATCTCTACGGTTGCTCCGGCTTATCCATAATCCGAGCCATTCCCTGGAATGGGCTGACCTCAACATAGCGCATGGCGGATTTCATGTCCTTCCAGCCGACGTAACTCATCAACGATTTAAGATCCCAGCCGCTTTGATGCGCCCAGGTGGCAAAGCCACGCCGCAGTGAATGGCTGGTGTAGTTGGCGGCGGCAATCCCGGCGCGCTGCAACGCCTGGCGCAGCAGCGGAATGATGCTGTTGGCGTGCAGGCCCTCCTCGCTCAGATTGCCCCAGCGATCAATGCTGCGGAACACCGCGCCGCGTACCAGCGCAGCCTCTGTAATCCAATCGATATAGGCCTGCACTGGGCACAGCTTGAGCAGCGCCGGGGCCTGGTAGGTCTGCCCGAGGTTTTCCCGGTCGCCCTTGCTGCGCGGCAGATACAAAGTGATGCCCTTGCCAGCACTCGCCTGCACATGCTCGATTTGCAAACGGCACAATTCGTCGCTGCGAAAGCCCCGCCAGAAGCCCAGCAGAATCAGCGCGCGATCCCGATGAGCCTTGAGCAAGGTCGGGCGGTCCTGATCCTGGCGGGCGGTTTGCGCCTCCTGCTCCAAGCAATCGATCACTCGTTGCAAATCCTGCAGTTGCAACGGCTCAGCCTGTTTTTCCTGCGCCGGGTGCAAGGCGCGAATGCCCTTGAACACCTTGCGCACTACTGGCGCCTTGGTCGGATCGGCAAAGCCCTGACTGTTATGCCACTGCGCCAGCGCGGACAGACGCAACTTCAGCGTATTGATCGACAGAACCCCGGCGTGCTCCACCAGATAGCGCGCAACGCTGTCGGCAGTAGCCGGCAGAAATCCGCCCCACGTCACTTCGAAATGCTCAATGGCCATGCGATAGCTGCGGCGGGTGCTGTCCCGGGTGGCGGCTTGCAGATATCGATCGATGTCACTCATGTGCAGTTTTCTCGCTGGCGTACGGGTTCAGACATGCAGAGGCGCATTTTGCCGCCTGACATTGGGTAATACCAGTATATCCCGCGTGTTTTAATTCAAATATTTACCTATATTTTCAGCATGGTACACTGCGTACTTTAGTGGCATGTACCACAGTACGTAACCGTAGGAGTTCACATGGCCCGTGGCGGCATTACCAAAGCACTGGTGCAAATTGCGCGCACAGCGATCCTGGCTCGCGGCGAACACCCAAGCATCGATGCAGTACGCATTGAAATGGGCAACACCGGCTCGAAAACCACGATCCATCGCTATCTGAAAGAACTGGATGACGGCGCACAACCAGCAGAAGCGTCAGCAGAACCGATCGATGATGAGCTGACCGCCCTCGTCTCTCGCCTCGCCCAGCGTCTGAAAGAACAGGCGCAGGAGCCCATCGAGCAAGCCCGCGAACAGTTCGAAGAGCAACGGGAAGCACTGGAAACCGAGCTGAAACAGGTTCGCCAGGCGCTGGAAAAACTCGAACACGACCACGACATTCAGGGCGCCGCGCTGCAACGCGAATCCGAGGCGCTGAGCAACACCCGCTCGATGCTGCAAACCGAACAGACGCGCAATGCCGGTCTCAACCAGGCATTGGCCGATTTTGAATTGCGCTTGCAGGACAAGGACGAACAGATCCGCTCGCTGGAAGAAAAACACCTGCACGCCCGCGATGCGCTGGAGCATTACCGTAACGCCACCAAGGAACAGCGCGAGCAGGAACAGGCCCGCCATGAAGGGCAGCTTCAGCAGATCCAGGCCGAACTGCGTCAAGCCCAGCAGAGCGCGTTGGTGCGTCAGGATGAGATCACGCAGCTGCACCGCGACAACGAACGCTTGCTCACCGAAAACCGTGGCACCCAGCGCGAGCTGAATCTGGTGCAGGATCAGATCAAGCAGAGCAATCAACGGCAGGATCAATTGCTCGAGCAAGCGACGCGCATGGACAGCGAGCGCACCCTCCTCCAGGAACGCCTGCGCGTCGCGACGCTGGAAAGCCAGGCGCTCAAGCAGAGCGTTGACGAACAGACGCAGCTCAATCAGTCATTGGAAAAGGAATTGCTCAAGGCTCAGGCAAGCCTTGAGGAGAGTCAGCGTCTGGCGGCTGCCGTTGCGGCAGCGCCAGACTCGACCAAAGCGAAAGACGCTTAAGCGCTGACCGGCGTACGCATGGTGACGAACTCTTCGGCGGCCGTCGGGTGCACCCCGATGGTGTCGTCGAAGTCGCGCTTGGTCGCGCCGGCTTTCAAGGCGATCGCCAGACCTTGCACAATCTCGCCAGCGTCCGGGCCGACCATGTGGCAGCCAAGCACCTTGTCGGTCTTGGCGTCGACCACCAGCTTCATCAGGGTTTTCTCCTGACAGTCAGTCAGGGTCAGCTTCATCGGCCGGAAGCGGCTTTCGAAGATCACCACTTCGTGGCCACATTCGCGCGCTTCTTCTTCGCTCAAACCGACTGTGCCGATGTTCGGCAGACTGAACACGGCGGTCGGGATCATCTTGTAGTCCACCGGGCGGTATTGCTCCGGCTTGAACAGACGCCGCGCCACAGCCATGCCTTCGGCTAGCGCGACCGGTGTCAGCTGCACGCGACCAATGACGTCGCCCAGCGCCAGAATCGACGGCTCGGTGGTTTGATACTCGTCGTCGACTTTGATGAAGCCCTTGTCGTCGAGCTGAACATCGGTGTTTTCCAGGCCGAGATTGTCGAGCATCGGACGCCGACCGGTGGCGTAGAACACGCAATCGGCTTCGAGTACACGACCATCCTTGAGCGTCGCCTTCAAGCTGCCGTCAGCCTGTTTGTCGATGCGTGCGATGTCGGCATTGAATTGCAGGTCGAGACCGCGCTTGGTCAATTCTTCTTGCAGGTGCTTGCGCACCGCCCCGTCGAAACCACGCAGGAACAGATCGCCGCGATACAGCAGCGTGGTGTTGGCACCAAGGCCATGGAAAATCCCGGCGAACTCGACCGCGATATAACCGCCGCCAACCACCAGCACACGTTTGGGCAACTCTTTGAGGAAGAACGCCTCGTTCGAACCGATTGCATGCTCGTGCCCCGGGATTTCAGGAATCTGCGGCCAGCCGCCGGTGGCGATCAAAATGTGCTTTGCCGTGTAGCGCTCGCCATTGACTTCGACCTCGTGCGGCCCGACGATTTTCGCGTGCGCCTCGTGCAGGGTCACGCCGCTGTTGACCAGCAGATTGCGATAAATGCCGTTGAGGCGATTGATCTCGCGATCCTTGTTGGCGATCAGCGTGGCCCAGTCGAAGTTGGCCTCGCCCAGGTTCCAGCCGAAACCGGACGCCTGCTCGAAGTCCTCGGCAAAGTGCGCGCCGTAGACCAGCAGCTTTTTCGGCACGCAACCGACGTTGACACAGGTGCCACCCAGGTAACGGCTCTCGGCCACCGCCACTTTCGCCCCGAAGCCGGCGGCAAACCGCGCAGCCCGCACACCGCCGGAACCGGCACCAATCACATAAAGGTCAAAATCGTAGGCCATTTCTATCTCCTCGGCAGGCCATCAGCATACCCGCAGTCATCCATTGGGCAAGCACTGCCATCCATATAAGGGCGGAAAATGAAAAAGCCACCCGGAGGTGGCTTTCTTTTGCAGACGAGGCAAACGCTATCAGTAAGCTTTGCCAGTCTTGTAGAAGTTTTCGAAGCAGAAGTTGGTCGCGTCGATGTAGCCTTCAGCGCCACCGCAGTCGAAACGCTTGCCCTTGAACTTGTAGGCCATCACGCAGCCGTTCTGGGCCTGCTTCATCAGGGCGTCGGTGATCTGGATTTCGCCGCCCTTGCCTGGCTCGGTCTGTTCGATCAGGTCGAAGATGTCCGGGGTCAGGATGTAGCGACCGATGATCGCCAGGTTCGACGGCGCGTCTTCCGGCTTAGGCTTCTCGACCATGCTGTGTACGCGGTAGATGTCATCGCGGATCATTTCGCCAGCGATTACGCCGTACTTGTTGGTTTCCTGCGGATCGACTTCCTGGATAGCGACGATCGAGCAGCGGAACTGCTTGTACAGCTTGACCATCTGGGTCAGCACGCCGTCGCCGTCGATGTTGACGCACAGGTCGTCCGCCAGAACCACGGCGAACGGTTCGTCACCGATCAGCGGGCGGCCAGTCAGGATCGCGTGACCCAGACCTTTCATTTCGGTCTGACGGGTGTAGGAGAACGAGCACTCGTCCAACAGCTTGCGGATACCGACCAGGTACTTTTCCTTGTCGGTGCCCTTGATCTGGTTTTCCAGCTCGTAACTGATGTCGAAGTGGTCTTCCAGAGCACGCTTGCCACGGCCGGTGACGATGGAAATCTCAGTCAGGCCCGCGTCCAGTGCTTCTTCAACGCCGTACTGGATCAGTGGCTTGTTTACCACCGGCAGCATTTCTTTAGGCATGGCTTTGGTCGCTGGGAGGAAGCGAGTGCCGTAACCGGCTGCTGGAAACAAGCATTTCTTGATCATATAAGTCCTTGAAAAGGCTGTGTGTACGAGTTTCGAGGCAGTCTAATCAGGCGGCGTGCGCCTTACAATGCCCCGCGCTGGCTAACCGATGCCAACATAGAGAAATATTCGCGCGGATAGTTCCATCCGGGTATTTCAGCGGCGGAGTCAGCGTAGCTCAAGATCCGGGCAAACAGGATCACCATACGCTTATCAGCCCCCAATGCGAGCATTTGCCGCTATCATGGCGCCTTTGAACCACCGAACGAGAATGACCAGATGGCTGCGGTAAAAATCATCAACGGGTATGTGATCGACAAGAAAGACGGCAAGTGGACGCTGACAACCACTAATGGCGAACATATCGCCGGGCCTTTCGACAGCGAGCAGATGGCGACGGATGTAGCCTCGGTGTTCACCGATACACCTGCTTCTTCCAAGCGCCGCGGCAAAGATCAGGACTGATCCTGCCAGCACTTGCGCCAAGCCCTGCCAGAACGCAGGGCTTTTTTTTGCCTTGTTGGCAAACAAGTGGCCAATCGCTATAACCTTTTCATCGCGGCGCTGTCAGAGCAACCAGTCCCCCACTTGAAGATCACGCAACCATGAACCTGAACAAACTGCAGCCGCTCTTCGCGGTACTTGTACTCAGCGGCTGTGCCACCTCGCAGCCGACCTATCTGAATAATGGCGAACAGGGTCTGAGCATCGATTGCTCCGGCGAAGCCAATTCCTGGGCGATGTGCTACGAAAAGGCCGATGCCTCCTGCGCCGGCACCGGTTATCGGATCGTCGGCACTGATGGCACACCGGCGCCCAAGGAAGATGACAAAACCCTGGGCGTTGACGTTGGCAACTACAAGACCCGCAACGTCGTGGTCGTCTGCAAATAAGCCTTACATGTGGATTTCGGCGAACTTGATCCCGAGGCCACGGACGACCTCGATCAGATCGTCGAGACGATTGAAGGACTCGACTTCATCATTGTCATCCACCAAAAAGTAGCTGCGTCCTGCACTCTTCTTGAAAAACACGATCCATTCACCGGGATTCGCCGGGTTCTGGATGACATGGGTGGCAGAGATAAGGCCCTCTGCATGGCGCTCCCGCACGTGCTCTCGCTTCATCGCGACTCCATAAATGACAATGCCGCCACAGCAGGACTGTGACGGCATCGGGTGCTGATGTTCGCTAGTCTATCAGCCGGAAATACAGGCGTTCGCGGCTTTCTGCACATCATGAGGGCGAACCGGCACGTTGGACATGCGCTCATGCAGCTTGATGCTGCTGCCGCCGGCGCGATCTTCGATATCAAACACGGCTGCCGGGCCTGACGAAAGTTTGCCGGGAACGATGACTCGTACACCGTCCTTCTGCGGCTGGACTTGCAACGCACCACGACTGTCAGCGAGCTTGTCGGTCAGACACTGCGCATACTCCTGGGGCTTTTTGCCGGAAATCACGCTCATGGTTGGCAGCGTTTCATTGATTTCCGAAACATTTGCACAACCGGCCATCGCCAGAATCAACGGCACACACACCACACCCCACTTCATATCAATCCTCCGTCAAAGACCGTCCGACAGCACAAATGCCGCTTTTCTCCGGGGCCTTGTGCATTTAACCCGCCCGCCGTGGCGAAGTTCTGTTCAAAATTTGTCAAAGCAACGCCCGACGGCCAGATAATAACCCGTGCGGGCTGATAAACTGCGCCCATCGACAAGCTATCGTTTTGATTTAGTAGAAAAAGCCCTTCTGGAGGCGCCCATGAAATTCATTCACCAGCGCGAGCACCTCAACGAAGACGACATCGTCGTCATTCAGTGCTCGCAGATGTGCAACATCCGTTTGATGAACGACGCCAACTTCCGCAGCTTCAAAAACGGCGGCCGTCACACCTACCACGGCGGCGCGTTCGACACTTTCCCGGCGCGCATCACTGCACCGAGCACCGGCTTCTGGAACATCACCATCGACACCGTCAACCGCCGCGCAATCAGCGTGACGCGCAAGCCGACGCTGACCCATTCGATCAAGATCATCCGTCGCTCCAGCACTAAACTGAGCTGAGACGCACAGCCTATTCTGAAAGGGAAACATGACCGTGGCGCAAAAAACCAAATACGTGATCAAGTACAAACTGGACGGTGAACAGCGTTTCGAATTCGCTGAACTGGAAACCGGCACTGACGAGGAAGCGAAAGCGGCGCTGAAGAAAATGCACGCTGACGAAGAACTCAGTGACATCAAGGTCAGCAAAGCGCTGTAACCGAATCATGCAACCGACCACGTTTGACCTGTTCGCCGACAACGAACCCGTACAGCAAGCCCGCGCCGAGCAGATCGGCGAACAATCGTGGGTGCTGCGCGGATTCGCCTTGCCACAGGTCGAGCAACTGCTGACCGAGCTCCAAGCCATTCTTGTCGCCGCCCCGCTACGCCACATGGTCACGCCCGGCGGTTTCAGCATGTCGGTTGGCACCAGCAGTTGCGGGCAGTTGGGCTGGATCACTGATCGCAGCGGTTACCGCTATTCCAGCGTCGATCCACTCAGCGGCTTGCCGTGGCCATCGATGCCGGCGGTGTTTGCCGATTTGGCCCACGAGGCGGCGGAACGCGCCGGCTTTCCGGGTTTTCAGGCCGACTCCTGCCTGATAAACCAATACGTCCCCGGCGCCAAGATGTCGCTGCATCAGGACAAGGACGAAAAGGGTTATGCCGCGCCCATCGTTTCGTTGTCGCTGGGGTTGCCGGCAATGTTTCTGTTCGGCGGTTTCGAACGCAGCGATAAAACCCAGCGCATCCCGCTGCTGCATGGCGACATGGTGGTCTGGGGCGGCGTGGACCGCCTGCGCTATCACGGCGTGCTGCCAATCAAACCCGGCCATCACCCGCTCTTGGGCGAACGGCGCATCAACATCACCTTCCGCGTTGCTGGCGATCAGTAAAAGTTTGACCGCAAGGCGCGGAGTGTCGCGGGTTACGATGCTGGTTAACCTGACTCAAACAGGTCAACGGATTCCCTCTCATGGACACGCTTTCGAAGACGATCAGAACTGAAGACGATCCACGCTGGGCCGCCGTGGTTGCGCGCGATCCGCGTGCGGACGGGCAGTTTGTCTACGCAGTAAAAACCACCGGCGTTTATTGCCGACCGAGCAGCCTTGCGCGCCTGCCCAAACCGCAGAATGTCGAGTTTTTCGACACCGCCGAAATGGCCGAAGCAGCGGGATACCGGGCAAGCAAACGCGCCAGCAAGGACCAGAATGACGCGCAGCGCGCGGCGATCATCGCAGCGGCCTGCCAGCAGATCGAAGCGTGCGAGACATTGCCCGCGCTCGACAGCCTTGCCGCCAGCGCCGGCCTTAGCCCTTTTCATTTTCATCGAGTATTCAAAGCTGCAACAGGCCTGACGCCCAAGGCTTACGCCATGGCGCATCGTTCGCGCAAGCTGCGTGCGCGCCTGGCCGGCGGCGGCTCGGTGACCGACGCGCTGTACGACGCCGGATTCAATTCCAACAGCCGTTTCTACGAATCAGCCGATCAACTGCTGGGCATGAAGCCCACCGACTATCGCGCTGCCGGACAGAACAACGACATTCGCTTTGCCGTTGGCCAATGCTCGCTTGGGGCAATTCTGGTGGCGCAAAGCGAACGTGGGATTTGCGCGATTCTGCTCGGCGACGATCCGCATCAGTTGGTCTGCAACCTGCAGGATCAGTTTCGCAACGCCAACCTGATCGGCGCCGACAGCGAATTTGAACAGTTGATCGCCAGCGTCGTCGGCTTTGTCGAAGCGCCCGCGACGGGCCTGAACTTGCCGCTGGATATACGCGGCACCGCGTTTCAGGAGCGCGTCTGGCAGGCGCTGCGCGAGATTCCCGCAGGCAGCACCGC
This window contains:
- the ahpF gene encoding alkyl hydroperoxide reductase subunit F, which encodes MLDANLKAQLKSYLERVTQPIEIVASLDDGAKSREMLDLLKDVASLSSLITLIDSGDDARKPSFSINRPGADISLRFAGIPMGHEFTSLVLALLQVGGHPSKASVEVIEQIRSLKGEFSFETYFSLSCQNCPDVVQALNLMAVLNPNIRHVAIDGALFQDEVNDRKIMAVPSIYLNGENFGQGRMGLEEILAKLDTGAIERQAEKISAKEAFDVLVVGGGPAGASAAIYAARKGIRTGVAAERFGGQVLDTMAIENFISVQETEGPKLATALEEHVKQYDVDIMNLQRADKLIPGKNGELHEVHFASGATLKAKSVILATGARWREMNVPGEQEYRNKGVAYCPHCDGPLFKGKRVAVIGGGNSGVEAAIDLAGIVSHVTLLEFDVQLRADAVLQRKLHSLPNVTVITSAQTTEVTGNGEKVNGLRYKDRTSDELRTVELEGIFVQIGLLPNTDWLKGTIELSPRGEIIVDNRGETSIPGIFAAGDVTTVPYKQIVIAVGEGAKASLSAFDHLIRTSAPA
- the ahpC gene encoding alkyl hydroperoxide reductase subunit C, with the translated sequence MPIINSQVKPFKATAFKNGDFVQVSDADLKGKWSVVFFYPADFTFVCPTELEDLADNYAEFKKLGVEIYSVSTDTHFAHAAWHNTSPAIGKIEYTMIGDPTHVISRNFDVLIEEAGLADRGTFVINPEGQIKIVELNDGGVGRDASELLRKIKAAQYVAAHPGEVCPAKWKEGEATLAPSLDLVGKI
- a CDS encoding site-specific integrase, with product MSDIDRYLQAATRDSTRRSYRMAIEHFEVTWGGFLPATADSVARYLVEHAGVLSINTLKLRLSALAQWHNSQGFADPTKAPVVRKVFKGIRALHPAQEKQAEPLQLQDLQRVIDCLEQEAQTARQDQDRPTLLKAHRDRALILLGFWRGFRSDELCRLQIEHVQASAGKGITLYLPRSKGDRENLGQTYQAPALLKLCPVQAYIDWITEAALVRGAVFRSIDRWGNLSEEGLHANSIIPLLRQALQRAGIAAANYTSHSLRRGFATWAHQSGWDLKSLMSYVGWKDMKSAMRYVEVSPFQGMARIMDKPEQP
- a CDS encoding DNA-binding protein; this encodes MARGGITKALVQIARTAILARGEHPSIDAVRIEMGNTGSKTTIHRYLKELDDGAQPAEASAEPIDDELTALVSRLAQRLKEQAQEPIEQAREQFEEQREALETELKQVRQALEKLEHDHDIQGAALQRESEALSNTRSMLQTEQTRNAGLNQALADFELRLQDKDEQIRSLEEKHLHARDALEHYRNATKEQREQEQARHEGQLQQIQAELRQAQQSALVRQDEITQLHRDNERLLTENRGTQRELNLVQDQIKQSNQRQDQLLEQATRMDSERTLLQERLRVATLESQALKQSVDEQTQLNQSLEKELLKAQASLEESQRLAAAVAAAPDSTKAKDA
- the gorA gene encoding glutathione-disulfide reductase codes for the protein MAYDFDLYVIGAGSGGVRAARFAAGFGAKVAVAESRYLGGTCVNVGCVPKKLLVYGAHFAEDFEQASGFGWNLGEANFDWATLIANKDREINRLNGIYRNLLVNSGVTLHEAHAKIVGPHEVEVNGERYTAKHILIATGGWPQIPEIPGHEHAIGSNEAFFLKELPKRVLVVGGGYIAVEFAGIFHGLGANTTLLYRGDLFLRGFDGAVRKHLQEELTKRGLDLQFNADIARIDKQADGSLKATLKDGRVLEADCVFYATGRRPMLDNLGLENTDVQLDDKGFIKVDDEYQTTEPSILALGDVIGRVQLTPVALAEGMAVARRLFKPEQYRPVDYKMIPTAVFSLPNIGTVGLSEEEARECGHEVVIFESRFRPMKLTLTDCQEKTLMKLVVDAKTDKVLGCHMVGPDAGEIVQGLAIALKAGATKRDFDDTIGVHPTAAEEFVTMRTPVSA
- the galU gene encoding UTP--glucose-1-phosphate uridylyltransferase GalU, which codes for MIKKCLFPAAGYGTRFLPATKAMPKEMLPVVNKPLIQYGVEEALDAGLTEISIVTGRGKRALEDHFDISYELENQIKGTDKEKYLVGIRKLLDECSFSYTRQTEMKGLGHAILTGRPLIGDEPFAVVLADDLCVNIDGDGVLTQMVKLYKQFRCSIVAIQEVDPQETNKYGVIAGEMIRDDIYRVHSMVEKPKPEDAPSNLAIIGRYILTPDIFDLIEQTEPGKGGEIQITDALMKQAQNGCVMAYKFKGKRFDCGGAEGYIDATNFCFENFYKTGKAY
- a CDS encoding DUF1883 domain-containing protein; the encoded protein is MKFIHQREHLNEDDIVVIQCSQMCNIRLMNDANFRSFKNGGRHTYHGGAFDTFPARITAPSTGFWNITIDTVNRRAISVTRKPTLTHSIKIIRRSSTKLS
- the alkB gene encoding DNA oxidative demethylase AlkB, with translation MQPTTFDLFADNEPVQQARAEQIGEQSWVLRGFALPQVEQLLTELQAILVAAPLRHMVTPGGFSMSVGTSSCGQLGWITDRSGYRYSSVDPLSGLPWPSMPAVFADLAHEAAERAGFPGFQADSCLINQYVPGAKMSLHQDKDEKGYAAPIVSLSLGLPAMFLFGGFERSDKTQRIPLLHGDMVVWGGVDRLRYHGVLPIKPGHHPLLGERRINITFRVAGDQ
- the ada gene encoding bifunctional DNA-binding transcriptional regulator/O6-methylguanine-DNA methyltransferase Ada, with product MDTLSKTIRTEDDPRWAAVVARDPRADGQFVYAVKTTGVYCRPSSLARLPKPQNVEFFDTAEMAEAAGYRASKRASKDQNDAQRAAIIAAACQQIEACETLPALDSLAASAGLSPFHFHRVFKAATGLTPKAYAMAHRSRKLRARLAGGGSVTDALYDAGFNSNSRFYESADQLLGMKPTDYRAAGQNNDIRFAVGQCSLGAILVAQSERGICAILLGDDPHQLVCNLQDQFRNANLIGADSEFEQLIASVVGFVEAPATGLNLPLDIRGTAFQERVWQALREIPAGSTASYAEIAQRIGAPTSMRAVAQACGANRLAVAIPCHRVVRSDGNLSGYRWGVERKRQLLERELND